In Haliscomenobacter hydrossis DSM 1100, the DNA window TTGGGCATACAGCCCGGTATTCATGATTTTGTCCCAGTTGGCCGGCATGCTGGCAATCAGTACCCAGCCCAGAATAACTGGTGTAACGTACTGAATGATGTATTTGAAAATGATCGGCACCTTAATGTCGGCACCACGGGTAATTTCTTCCCAGCCTTTTTTCATGCCAAAAATCCAGGCAAACAGGATGATTTCAAAGAAGGCGAAAACAACCAGGGAAACCGTACCGGCCCAGTGGTCGTATTCATCGAATACCCCATAGTTGAAGAAAAGCACCGTGGGTAAACCCAAAATACCAACCGTGGCACCAAAGGCCCAGGCGGCATTTTCTCTTTTCCAACCAAATTCATCCTGCAGGAAGCCCATACAAGGAGTCCCCATGGCCAGAGAAGAAGTAATCCCCGCAAAGAAAAGCAGACCAAACCACATCACACTGGCGGCAATGGCCAAAAATGGACCCCATTGCTGAAACAAAAATGGCAGGGTACGGAAACCAAGTCCCAAACCACCCACCTTATTCACCAATTCCAGCATACCATCGATACCAAAATACCCTACGGTAATCGGAATCACGATGGCCCCACCCAAACATACTTCTACAAATTCGTTCATCCAGCCCGCACTCATCGCGTTGAGCGCAACGTCGTCGCGGGATCGCAGATAGGAAGAATAACATTGGATGCTACCCATCCCCACCGACAGCGTAAAAAAGATTTGCCCCGCCGCGGCCAGCCAGACTTTGGGCGACCAAATGGTGGAAAAGTCGGGAGTCCACAAATAATTCAAGCCATCGGTACCGGCATACAAGGCATTGTTGGTTCCAGGTTGTAGTGAAACCCCACGAATTGCCAGGATAACGCCAAATAGAATCAACAAAGGCATGCCAATTTTTGCTACCTTTTCTACACCGCCACTCAAGCCACGGGAAAGAATCCAGGTGTTGAGCAACAAACAAATGACCCAAAAAATGATGGGTTGAGCATCACTCAAACTGGTATAATTGGTGAAAAAGTTGGCGACTTCATCCCGGGTTTGACCGTCAAAAGTACCCGCCACCGAGTGCCAGATATAGCCCAATGTCCAACTCTCCAGGTAGCAATAATACGCGGCTACTGCCAGGTTGGTGAAGATACCAAACACCCCGATGTACTTCCAAAACGCTTGTTTGGACATAGAATCCAGGATGAAAGGGGTACTGTGGTGACCGTATTTGCCGCCAAAACGCCCCATCGACCATTCTACAAACAACAAGGGGATGCCCATCAGTAAAAAACAAACCAGGTAGGGAATGATAAAGGTGCCACCGCCATTCTGGATGGCTTGTACTGGAAAGCGCAGAAAGTTACCAAGACCAACCGCGTTGCCGGCCATGGCCAGGACCAGGCCAACCCGGGAGCCCCAGGATTCTGTGTTGCTACTACTCATACCATTTGTTAGGTTAGTGATCAAATAAGGTTTTATTTGTATAAAACTGTTAAACGCTCGGGTTTGCGAATGAAGGTAAAAGGATTATTTTATTTCGCAAAGAGTTTTTTTCGGGGTTCAAAGGTTCGGGGGTT includes these proteins:
- a CDS encoding sodium-dependent transporter translates to MSSSNTESWGSRVGLVLAMAGNAVGLGNFLRFPVQAIQNGGGTFIIPYLVCFLLMGIPLLFVEWSMGRFGGKYGHHSTPFILDSMSKQAFWKYIGVFGIFTNLAVAAYYCYLESWTLGYIWHSVAGTFDGQTRDEVANFFTNYTSLSDAQPIIFWVICLLLNTWILSRGLSGGVEKVAKIGMPLLILFGVILAIRGVSLQPGTNNALYAGTDGLNYLWTPDFSTIWSPKVWLAAAGQIFFTLSVGMGSIQCYSSYLRSRDDVALNAMSAGWMNEFVEVCLGGAIVIPITVGYFGIDGMLELVNKVGGLGLGFRTLPFLFQQWGPFLAIAASVMWFGLLFFAGITSSLAMGTPCMGFLQDEFGWKRENAAWAFGATVGILGLPTVLFFNYGVFDEYDHWAGTVSLVVFAFFEIILFAWIFGMKKGWEEITRGADIKVPIIFKYIIQYVTPVILGWVLIASMPANWDKIMNTGLYAQIAAATDPAVIANLEKTIMYQNIARIGLLALWIGIAVLVYIAYRKRLREGRFTH